A region of Ursus arctos isolate Adak ecotype North America unplaced genomic scaffold, UrsArc2.0 scaffold_31, whole genome shotgun sequence DNA encodes the following proteins:
- the LOC125283540 gene encoding histone H2B type 1-L, producing the protein MPELAKSAPAPKKGSKKAVTKAQKKDGKKRKRSRKESYSVYVYKVLKQVHPDTGISSKAMGIMNSFVNDIFERIAGEASRLAHYNKRSTITSREIQTAVRLLLPGELAKHAVSEGTKAVTKYTSSK; encoded by the coding sequence ATGCCTGAGCTAGCGAAGTCCGCGCCCGCCCCGAAGAAGGGCTCTAAAAAGGCGGTGACCAAGGCGCAGAAGAAGGACGGCAAGAAGCGCAAGCGCAGCCGCAAAGAGAGCTACTCGGTGTACGTGTACAAGGTGCTGAAGCAGGTGCACCCCGACACCGGCATCTCGTCCAAGGCCATGGGCATCATGAACTCGTTCGTCAACGACATCTTCGAGCGCATCGCGGGCGAGGCGTCGCGCCTGGCGCATTACAACAAGCGCTCGACCATCACGTCCAGGGAGATCCAGACGGCCGTGCGCCTGCTGCTGCCCGGGGAGCTGGCCAAGCACGCCGTGTCCGAGGGCACCAAGGCCGTCACCAAGTACACCAGCTCCAAGTGA